The following coding sequences are from one Ctenopharyngodon idella isolate HZGC_01 chromosome 17, HZGC01, whole genome shotgun sequence window:
- the ctage5 gene encoding transport and Golgi organization protein 1 homolog isoform X3 — translation MDIEENHVEEKTNSGTFSWIRGELTNAFGFGNKDRKTDTIENPTNDKDTSSQQSSSWTSMGGDVLGFSEDNTPAATKPEAEMADENTNMEDQSILNASQKMDVDDKIQGDENNPDDSVENEDGPMENMRSDNEKVEEQTGWHGNMYNRITNLYKEEKTKPVDDDGGKESLSEEGSPGFASNIENIETKESESSSQSIFSVSGLTSVLKLPFQADTVVKRDEEKTAKEEDPGKKDFDEEQNNNEDQEEGMLTDIDEQDSNPIDNDVLSETQSLSDKTKDSIAFDSTEESSMTEDSTDKSADNSNEEVKSANNADVLEGEVEQDMRDVQSDEEKSTKEVDSGKEDFLEQQKLKKEEMSDVDEQESTPKDVDLISETQALSDETMTLKDSDDIIKIDVFSQESNTQNDDVKSANNSADEVIQSKTNCSNRTVSSDDISEDRLTQSLSDQDNLDTIKQQESDYDKISTETDIYYELHDQKTQESNVSDLSRFVTISQSVNADVNSELNVDALSEYINENKLAEDDQGTSKEDDELVMERNNELVMDKNNELVMEKNDKLVKDRNDELVKDRKDELAMDKNDELVKDRKDELVKDRNDEIVMDKNYELVMDKNDKLVKDRNDELDKDKNDELVKDRNDELVKDRNDELVKDKNDELVMDRNDELVKDKNDELVMDKNDELVMDKNDKLDKDRNDELVKDKNDELVMDKNDKLVKDRNDELVKDKNDELVKDRNDELDKDRNDELVKDKNDELVKDRNDELVKDRNDELVKDKNDELVKDKNDELVMDKNDKLVKDRNDELVKDKNDELVKDRNDELVKDRNDELVKDKNDELVMDKNDELVMDKNDKLDKDRNDELVKDKNDKLVKDRKDELVMDRNDELGMDKNYELAKNRNDELVMDKNDKLDKNRNDELVMDKNDKLDKDRNDELVKDKNDELVMDKNDKLVKDRNDELVKDKNDELVKDRNDELDKDRNDELVKDKNDELVKDRNDELVKDRNDELVKDKNDELVKDKNDELVMDKNDKLVKDRNDELVKDKNDELVKDRNDELVKDRNDELVKDKNDELVMDKNDELVMDKNDKLDKDRNDELVKDKNDELVMDKNDKLVKDRKDELVMDRNDELVKDRNDDLFMDRCEAQLDEALSKDMFHEEKLSDSEALEMSSKHKLDTKISPLDEGTSRIPTLGTDELAVISEENIHSDLESNSALNATDDEMDNTSDSHDVLLEIQTAGTSIVKDTDSEGKNADEVVVNGERKDLGRVSEPTENYFETKELKGDTQITIETLIEETHTKSPSLNTSNGSPDSEDGGHDLSLPENADTDEILNVISTEDSGDYTSSEETKLTDDFFSENDPVQDGNINNMLDQNQSVEHKEETDTANKNQTDSESVTKREESDTGATWDQKEDNDMAVQSEDKEKQGDEEQTGSPEIQDKKTFIHSTETSKEYTNLYPHLSEQNIQDLLDLFGDHKLSWLDSKIGNTDAGQDNEDLDELSDFEQLLEYHMKMNTKLGHIQQDNGFPGKNNIKEYPALQKLFTLLSTLREKYSPVITEVSVESPGISEDDCVHEACLDVNKNTLISSTELKNNQVTKDRSDINDSSNPQNEPVNEEKHLSANIDNVEDVQTDEQEIRKHEDWISSEIRKATSQNHGLISEEQVESQNGEWQFYQMAIFVEVTVNEIASIVDKVVSSLPDDIRPGPDLYGLPWEAVVFTGFLGLFTLLLFSCRFIHSVKSRLYASKEKQMAHKVAELLDEKCKVLETFSEVKQRFDKLESALQNNGVSAQAAEKDSVEVASQKLEQSNAQMKKEIKRLQEELSQQNKARKQQEDQLAELEQILSNLEEEAKDRKSQLEQDNTTLKIHEINTERLQKNLQAAKEEHAMLLESKAQLVQEAEGWGERLGELEEEMKMCERSHSGMLEDCTNKDERIKSLTECLLKMRDWDSEDESSVDGSTNTAGTENGDSSEFHKKQKVQKLIEAAKMSADLKSMEEDKNRVFAKLADEIKAKEDLHEGIKQLEEQKEVLESESANYSSESQKLQQKLQIMTEMYQENELKLHRMLTVEEKERSQKEEKLNKAGKKISLTAEELITYRQRAKDLEEELDRTSQAYKNQITSHEKKAHDNWLAARAADRDLADVKRENANLRQKLTDAQFKVDILEKDVREGRPLFRGERSPYGPSPLGRPSSETRAFLSPPTLMDGPPRLSPQFMGPGRASRGLVEPPSGGPDFERSGPHSDSGSLSPSWDRERRGPPAPPGHPLPDPGLPYRRPPPGPYSMGPLPHRPPLPPEPYFDDKSDPSFLRNSSSISENESRDGPHSMTGDMRLPPDPDSRMGPPPGPPLMGIPPPMDPRDPRFLHRGPYGPPEFFLPRGPGVPPIGMRGPLPPGMFPRAPMPLPQHMGYLPPRPPPDSFHPGPPPRPSPPGSEQPPNQSPSPHDVI, via the exons ATGGATATTGAGGAGAACCACGTGGAGGAGAAGACGAACTCTGGAACATTTAGTTGGATCAGGGGTGAACTGACCAATGCTTTTGGATTTGGAAACAAGGATCGAAAGACTGACACTATTGAGAACCCAACAAATGATAAAGACACCTCATCTCAGCAGTCTAGCTCCTGGACAAGTATGGGTGGAGATGTCTTGGGCTTTAGTGAAGACAATACTCCAGCTGCAACTAAACCTGAAGCTGAGATGGCAgatgaaaacacaaacatggaGGACCAAAGCATTCTTAACGCCAGTCAGAAAATGGATGTGGATGACAAAATACAGGGAGATGAAAACAACCCAGATGACAGTGTGGAGAATGAGGATGGTCCCATGGAGAACATGAGATCAGACAATGAAAAAGTAGAGGAACAGACGGGGTGGCATGGCAACATGTACAACAGAATAACAAACCTTTACAAAGAAGAGAAAACTAAACCAGTTGACGATGATGGAGGCAAAGAAAGTTTGTCTGAGGAAGGAAGCCCTGGATTTGCTTCCAATATTGAGAACATTGAAACCAAAGAGTCAGAATCAAGCTCACAGTCTATATTTTCAGTCAGCGGTCTGACATCAGTGCTTAAACTTCCATTTCAGGCAGACACGGTAGTAAAGAGAGATGAGGAAAAGACAGCAAAGGAAGAAGATCCAGGTAAGAAAGACTTTGATGAGGAACAAAATAATAACGAGGATCAAGAAGAAGGAATGTTGACTGATATTGATGAGCAGGACTCAAACCCAATAGACAATGATGTACTTAGTGAAACTCAGTCGCTGTCTGATAAAACAAAAGATAGCATTGCGTTTGATAGCACTGAAGAATCTAGTATGACAGAAGACAGCACAGACAAGTCAGCAGATAATTCAAATGAAGAAGTTAAAAGTGCAAACAATGCTGATGTTTTAGAGGGAGAGGTGGAGCAAGATATGCGAGATGTGCAAAGTGATGAGGAAAAGTCAACAAAGGAGGTAGATTCAGGTAAGGAGGACTTTCTTGAGCAACAGAAGTTGAAAAAGGAAGAAATGTCTGATGTTGACGAGCAAGAATCAACCCCAAAGGATGTTGATTTAATTAGTGAAACTCAGGCACTATCCGATGAAACAATGACTTTAAAAGACAGTGATGACATTATAAAAATAGATGTCTTTTCTCAAGAATCTAACACCCAAAATGATGATGTTAAGTCTGCAAATAATTCAGCTGATGAAGTTATTCAGAGCAAAACCAACTGTTCCAACCGGACTGTTTCATCTGATGATATTTCAGAGGACAGGCTGACACAAAGTCTGTCTGATCAAGACAATTTAGACACTATCAAACAGCAAGAAAGTGATTATGATAAAATTAGCACAGAGACAGATATTTATTATGAGTTACATGATCAAAAAACACAAGAATCAAATGTTTCGGATTTGTCCAGATTTGTCACAATTAGTCAAAGTGTAAATGCAGATGTGAATTCGGAACTGAATGTGGATGCATTATCAGaatatattaatgaaaataaattagcTGAGGATGACCAAGGTACTTCGAAAGAAGATGATGAGTTAGTTATGGAAAGAAATAACGAGTTAGTGATGGACAAAAACAATGAGTTAGTTatggaaaaaaatgacaagTTAGTTAAGGACAGAAATGATGAATTAGTTAAGGACAGAAAAGATGAGTTAGCTATGGACAAAAATGACGAGTTAGTTAAGGACAGAAAAGATGAGTTAGTTAAGGACAGAAATGATGAGATAGTTATGGACAAAAATTATGAGTTAGTTATGGACAAAAATGACAAGTTAGTTAAGGACAGAAATGATGAGTTAGATAAGGACAAAAATGATGAGTTAGTTAAGGACAGAAATGATGAGTTAGTTAAGGACAGAAATGATGAGTTAGTTAAGGACAAAAATGATGAGTTAGTTATGGACAGAAATGATGAGTTAGTTAAGGACAAAAATGATGAGTTAGTTATGGACAAAAATGATGAGTTAGTTATGGACAAAAATGACAAGTTAGATAAGGACAGAAATGATGAGTTAGTTAAGGACAAAAATGATGAGTTAGTTATGGACAAAAATGATAAGTTAGTTAAGGACAGAAATGATGAGTTAGTTAAGGACAAAAATGATGAGTTAGTTAAGGACAGAAATGATGAGTTAGATAAGGACAGAAATGATGAGTTAGTTAAGGACAAAAATGATGAGTTAGTTAAGGACAGAAATGATGAGTTAGTTAAGGACAGAAATGATGAGTTAGTTAAGGACAAAAATGATGAGTTAGTTAAGGACAAAAATGATGAGTTAGTTATGGACAAAAATGACAAGTTAGTTAAGGACAGAAATGATGAGTTAGTTAAGGACAAAAATGATGAGTTAGTTAAGGACAGAAATGATGAGTTAGTTAAGGACAGAAATGATGAGTTAGTTAAGGACAAAAATGATGAGTTAGTTATGGACAAAAATGATGAGTTAGTTATGGACAAAAATGACAAGTTAGATAAGGACAGAAATGATGAGTTAGTTAAGGACAAAAATGATAAGTTAGTTAAGGACAGAAAAGATGAGTTAGTTATGGACAGAAATGATGAGTTAGGTATGGACAAAAATTATGAGTTAGCCAAGAACAGAAATGATGAGTTAGTTATGGACAAAAATGACAAGTTAGATAAGAACAGAAATGATGAGTTAGTTATGGACAAAAATGACAAGTTAGATAAGGACAGAAATGATGAGTTAGTTAAGGACAAAAATGATGAGTTAGTTATGGACAAAAATGATAAGTTAGTTAAGGACAGAAATGATGAGTTAGTTAAGGACAAAAATGATGAGTTAGTTAAGGACAGAAATGATGAGTTAGATAAGGACAGAAATGATGAGTTAGTTAAGGACAAAAATGATGAGTTAGTTAAGGACAGAAATGATGAGTTAGTTAAGGACAGAAATGATGAGTTAGTTAAGGACAAAAATGATGAGTTAGTTAAGGACAAAAATGATGAGTTAGTTATGGACAAAAATGACAAGTTAGTTAAGGACAGAAATGATGAGTTAGTTAAGGACAAAAATGATGAGTTAGTTAAGGACAGAAATGATGAGTTAGTTAAGGACAGAAATGATGAGTTAGTTAAGGACAAAAATGATGAGTTAGTTATGGACAAAAATGATGAGTTAGTTATGGACAAAAATGACAAGTTAGATAAGGACAGAAATGATGAGTTAGTTAAGGACAAAAATGATGAGTTAGTTATGGACAAAAATGATAAGTTAGTTAAGGACAGAAAAGATGAGTTAGTTATGGACAGAAATGATGAGTTAG TTAAGGACAGAAATGATGACTTATTTATGGACAGATGTGAGGCACAATTAGATGAAGCATTATCAAAAGACATGTTTCATGAAGAGAAGTTATCAGATTCAGAAGCTCTTGAAATGAGCAGTAAACATAAATTGGACACAAAAATAAGCCCTCTTGATGAAGGAACTTCTCGTATTCCCACTCTTGGAACAGATGAATTAGCTGTTATTAGTGAAGAAAATATACATTCAGACCTCGAGTCAAATTCAGCCCTAAACGCCACAGATGATGAGATGGATAATACCAGCGACTCGCATGATGTGTTACTGGAGATACAAACAGCAGGTACAAGTATTGTTAAAGATACTGATTCAGAAGGTAAAAATGCAGATGAGGTTGTagtaaatggagagagaaaGGATTTAGGTAGAGTTTCTGAACCTACAGAGAAttattttgaaacaaaagagCTAAAGGGTGACACACAAATCACAATTGAGACTCTGATAGAGGAAACTCACACAAAAAGCCCATCACTAAACACATCTAATGGATCCCCTGATTCAGAAGATGGTGGTCATGATCTCAGTTTGCCAGAAAATGCAGACACTGATGAAATTCTTAACGTCATTAGTACTGAAGACTCAGGTGACTATACCTCTTCAGAAGAAACCAAATTAACAGATGATTTCTTCTCGGAGAATGACCCAGTTCAGGAtggcaatattaataatatgctTGATCAAAATCAGAGTGTTGAACACAAAGAGGAGACTGACACTGCAAATAAGAATCAAACCGATTCAGAAAGTGTCACGAAAAGGGAGGAAAGCGACACAGGTGCCACCTGGGATCAAAAAGAAGATAATGACATGGCGGTGCAGTCAGAAGATAAAGAGAAACAGGGTGATGAAGAACAGACTGGAAGCCCTGAAATTCAAGACAAAAAGACTTTCATCCATTCTACAGAAACTTCTAAAGAATATACAAACTTATATCCTCATTTGAGCGAACAGAATATTCAAGATCTTTTAGATTTATTTGGAGACCACAAGTTATCTTGGCTGGATTCCAAAATAGGAAACACTGATGCGGGTCAAGATAATGAAGATCTTGATGAACTCAGTGACTTTGAACAGCTGTTGGAGTACCATATGAAGATGAACACAAAATTGGGACATATTCAACAAGATAACGGTTTTCCTGGCAAGAATAATATTAAAGAATATCCAGCACTACAAAAACTGTTTACCCTCTTATCTACTCTAAGAGAGAAATATTCACCAGTGATAACAGAAGTCAGTGTAGAAAGCCCAG GGATCAGCGAAGATGACTGTGTTCATGAAGCATGTCTAGATGTGAATAAGAATACACTAATCTCCTCAACAGAGCTAAAAAATAATCAAGTTACCAAAGACAGATCTGATATAAATGATTCGAGCAATCCTCAAAATGAGCCAGTCAATGAGGAGAAGCACCTTTCAGCGAATATAGATAATGTGGAGGATGTTCAGACTGATGAGCAGGAAATAAGAAAGCATGAGGATTGGATATCTTCTGAAATCAGGAAAGCTACTTCCCAAAACCATGGTCTGATCTCTGAGGAGCAAGTTGAATCACAGAACG GTGAATGGCAATTTTACCAAATGGCGATTTTTGTTGAAGTCACAGTTAATGAAATTGCATCTATAGTGGACAAG GTTGTGTCTTCACTTCCTGATGATATCAGGCCTGGTCCTGACTTATATGGACTTCCATGGGAAGCTGTGGTTTTCACTGGATTTTTAGGTTTATTCACACTGCTTCTGTTCAGCTGCAGGTTCATTCATTCT GTCAAAAGTCGACTATATGCAA GTAAAGAGAAGCAAATGGCACATAAAGTGGCTGAACTGCTTGATGAAAAGTGCAAGGTGCTGGAGACATTCAGTGAAGTAAAACAGAGG TTTGACAAACTAGAGTCCGCACTGCAGAACAATGGCGTGTCTGCTCAAGCTGCAGAAAAAGACAGTGTAGAG GTGGCATCACAGAAACTTGAACAATCAAATGCTCAGATGAAAAAGGAAATTAAGAGGCTACAAGAAGAGCTGTCCcaacaaaacaaagcaagaAAACAACAAGAGGATCAG CTTGCTGAACTCGAACAGATTTTAAGTAATTTAGAAGAGGAGGCTAAGGATCGAAAGTCACAGTTAGAACAG GACAACACAACACTGAAGATCCATGAGATCAACACAGAGAGACTACAGAAAAACCTGCAGGCAGCCAAAGAAGAGCATGCAATGTTGCTTGAGAGTAAAGCACAG CTGGTGCAAGAAGCAGAGGGCTGGGGTGAACGTCTCGGTGAGCTGGAGGAGGAGATGAAAATGTGTGAAAGATCTCATTCTGGCATGCTGGAGGACTGCACTAATAAAGATGAACGCATCAAG TCACTGACAGAGTGCCTTTTGAAGATGCGAGATTGGGATTCTGAGGACGAGAGCAGCGTTGATGGCAGCACTAATACAGCTGGAACTGAGAATGGTGACAGTTCAG AGTTCCATAAGAAGCAAAAAGTACAGAAACTCATTGAAGCAGCCAAG ATGAGTGCAGACTTAAAGTCCATGGAGGAGGACAAAAACAGGGTGTTCGCCAAACTCGCAGATGAAATTAAAGCCAAAGAAGATCTCCATG AGGGGATCAAACAACTTGAGGAGCAGAAGGAGGTGTTGGAGTCGGAGAGTGCCAACTATTCTAGTGAAAGCCAGAAACTCCAGCAGAAACTTCAGATCATGACAGAGATGTACCAAGAGAATGAACTCAAACTACACAG GATGTTGACGGTGGAGGAGAAGGAGCGCTCACAGAAGGAGGAGAAGCTCAACAAGGCAGGCAAAAAGATCAGTCTCACTGCAGAGGAGCTCATCACTTATAG ACAGCGAGCCAAAGACCTAGAGGAGGAACTGGACCGGACTTCACAGGCTTATAAGAATCAG aTTACATCTCATGAGAAAAAGGCTCATGATAACTGG CTAGCCGCAAGGGCAGCGGATCGAGACCTGGCTGATGTCAAGAGAGAAAACGCAAATCTCCGCCAGAA GCTGACTGATGCCCAGTTTAAAGTCGATATTCTTGAAAAGGATGTACGAGAGGGCAGACCTTTATTTAGAG GTGAAAGATCTCCATATGGACCCTCTCCTCTTGGCCGACCATCCTCAGAAACACGGGCCTTCCTGTCCCCTCCTACACTAATGGACGGCCCCCCTCGACTCTCACCCCAGTTTATGGGTCCAGGCAGAG CATCCCGAGGCCTGGTAGAGCCCCCTAGTGGTGGGCCAGACTTTGAGCGCAGTGGCCCTCACTCTGATAGTGGCTCACTGTCTCCCTCCTGGGACAGGGAACGCAGGGGCCCTCCCGCCCCTCCAG GTCACCCTCTCCCAGATCCAGGTTTGCCATACAGGAGGCCTCCTCCAGGTCCGTATTCTATGGGTCCTTTGCCTCATAGACCTCCACTTCCTCCTGAGCCATACTTTGATGACAAATCAG ATCCATCATTTTTAAGAAACAGCTCATCTATCAGTGAGAATGAGAGCAGAGAT GGACCTCACTCGATGACTGGTGACATGAGATTGCCCCCTGACCCAGATTCAAGAATGGGACCTCCTCCTGGTCCCCCGTTGATGGGAATACCTCCACCGATGGACCCTAGGGACCCACGTTTCCTACACAGGGGCCCTTATGGACCTCCGGAGTTCTTTCTCCCTCGTGGGCCTGGAGTTCCCCCCATTGGCA TGCGAGGGCCACTTCCCCCTGGGATGTTTCCCAGAGCTCCAATGCCGCTCCCTCAACATATGGGCTATCTGCCACCAAGACCTCCACCTGACAGTTTCCACCCTGGACCGCCTCCCAGACCCTCCCCACCAGGCAGCGAGCAGCCACCCAACCAGTCGCCCTCTCCTCATGATGTCATCTGA